TGCGCAAGTTAAGCATCTTTGAATATCTATTGTGAGGTTGCTATCTCCTTTGAAATCTTTGTAAAATGCTTCTATTTTGTctctctgcaaaaaaaaaaaaaacataaaaagcaaaaaaaacaacaaaaaaagaaattgtattatgaagtttgatttttcctatcaGCATAAGAATATAGTTTGTAATTGAGTTATAATTTTGTTCTTACCACTTGCACAGCATGATCAAAGTATAGGTCTGTATTCCCATGTACCCTCGGTAGTTTGGAATTGTAGTGTGtcatttttccatttttaatGTCCCAAACTACCAAGCTGAAGTGAAAGTAATGCTTGATCAATATGAAGACCTTTCCTACTTTATCCACATTATCTTGTAAGACTGTCTTCAATGTTTTGTCAATATGCTCCTGATCACTCTTGCTTTTCTCAATCTCCATATCATTATGAACCAAGAATACACATTTAAAGTTTTAGAGTGAATGCAAGGCCTTTTGTAGGAGGCAAGTATACAAAGCAAACTAAACTAatatcaaagtgaactatttagcaaagggaactagaaaaccacactttgttACCAAAGCAAACAAAACTACatatcaaagtgaactatttagcaaagtgaactagaaaaccacactttgttaccaaagcaaactgaactacatatcaaagtgaactattagcaaagtgaactagaaaaccacacttatTTGTAAACAAAACTGTTTGGCACTTACAAAGATGAATGAAGGAAGATACAGATTTTGTTGTTGCctcattttttattcattttctgCCATTGTGTAGAACGAAGCATCAATTATGTTGGCGTCGATTGCTCCATCCACAAACAATGATGTCAGATCTGATTTTAGGACAACAAGGTCAGTCGCCATGGACCCTTGCCTTAGTTGCATCCAGAAGTAGTCCCTGTATCAGAAAATTAAACGTATTATATatctatgtatatatgtgtgtgtgtgtgtacacatGTATTAAGTTATGATTAATAATGTAAACTTAAATTTTCTCTTGTCTGTAATATtccttgaatttttcttttgtctcaTCTTCAAGTAACTTGTACGCCCTTGTTGATGCAGGTAGATGATACCGTTTGTCAAGCTTTTCCTTTACAGGTTTCTTTGCAGCCTTCTTTGCAGGTTTGTTTGCTATTTCTTTAGCAATTGGATTCAAGGGTGATTCAACCTTGGGCTCCTCCTTTCCTTTCTCAATTATTGGTTCTAATGGTTGGCTTTTTGACGGAAAAATTGAAGGGCTTTCATTGTCACTCACAACATATATGTATTTTgccttcttttgttttctctggATAGGGATATAATCATAATGTGGATTGACATTTAGTTTACGATCATcactcatttgaatattttttaccAGTGTTCTTGTCTTCTTTCTGGCAGTCTCTTTTCCTTGCTTTTCAGCATCCTTGATAGTTGGAGTCTGCATTTGAACATCTTGTTGAACTCTGGAGGTTCCTTTTGCAATGGCAGTGTCTTTTCCTTCATGTTCTTGATCCTCCTCAACTTGATCCTCCTTATTTTCATCTGGATCATGATCAGTTGCATGCCTTTGTTTTGGATCCTCCATAGCCACATCATTTTCAGTTGCATTCTCTTGAACTGGATCCTCAGTAGCAGTATCCTTATCATGTGTATGCTCTTCAACTTGATCATCATTATCTGGATCT
Above is a window of Malus sylvestris chromosome 15, drMalSylv7.2, whole genome shotgun sequence DNA encoding:
- the LOC126602047 gene encoding uncharacterized protein LOC126602047, yielding MEIEKSKSDQEHIDKTLKTVLQDNVDKVGKVFILIKHYFHFSLVVWDIKNGKMTHYNSKLPRVHGNTDLYFDHAVQVRDKIEAFYKDFKGDSNLTIDIQRCLTCAQQKEDSLDCGIFVIQFATQVQEGKPIEATFEKEEVFAKRAQIATTLVNHENSYANGLKKILEDRRQQNKHGQYDDIPDEDFITLA